A window from Toxoplasma gondii ME49 chromosome IX, whole genome shotgun sequence encodes these proteins:
- a CDS encoding TBC domain-containing protein (encoded by transcript TGME49_289820) — MDSSTFLPVASQPPPHTPSFPTLPASAASQTHPSSSSSFSVSSSSPSSPPSTSSSFSSPHSSPSSSLSSSSSSAACSSSSAVRSPPSSAYPSSFCSSPSPSPAGSFSSSSSPPPSYGSSAVSPFTVLNHPRRFSRAPLAAYEACNHFLPFAAVSASCAPHQRYEGVCTPGLSAASSLSAAAEAALSAAPCCACPRAVAGDCRRLRSWERIARVDALQLPGLYEKLVSVLEKKVRVPRNFHGTEESANGGGDAENDGRGEERGRQGDTAGRRRSCEEERGDARGEDPSSKRKEKFGETKGIDAFREAGEGDSGDGKSTQVSRENHVSTPDSAKELGGYATSEERQETRDDREATVCELLLGPSVYNAIEMDVHRTFPSLPFFKEEGQTAMRHILQAYAVFDPEVGYVQGMNFVVGTLLHHSNTSIHWKLDEHIRGVMSLLLTSPDEGALSPRSRFLTSSLASPSHPKQSGDSSDPNGDSGGVKGNSVDRKCGEKDEKGGLQFCIRTREGRVFWLLVAMFYLYDMRRMFLPSLPGIFEKCDRIERMMQIVLPDLAEHLKSTGVSLSLLTSDWLLTLFSYSVPLDVCTAVWTKFFEEGWVFIYKLVIARFKKVKRQMCNQTDLVELVKTAKFSAPQNALAAVGESVVSWLLKPRGSKAAASGEAPAVSYLTSLGLLLQQQLQQIPSQDALTSSLSVSNDPNVSGSKEMWRDIIEDASDMDVDRRLFLQVELEMLDREHVQNRAKRAVQTPERVPSEAPNDREKRKEYRGDRGIEREQKEKVENELTGGGETRRSGDSKLANSSANEAGDVCRKKTVGLWRPGVGAEREEDGRESCSQRHAKKTDSGEKMNETEGPRGERRKEEEHRGERRNESCQAYYLQRGTCRGEKGDFLKTPDLFTGDERSYENTRTSPTASSTSDPSVGAGSPGERGASRGKSEKEIVPPNVISACTDSSGCADSLECRDSRRLACSPLLHVEKCLALLRRAGDEELRTETEELCAECFAHQRLLFHVAEQRQHLQQLAIEALKKPKQVPETLRHWTARGADIYDE, encoded by the exons ATGGATTCCTCGACCTTTCTCCCGGTGGCTTCCCAGCCTCCGCCACACACTCCCTCCTTCCCCACTCTCCCTGCATCTGCTGCTTCTCAAACAcatccctcttcttcctcttcgttctctgtttcttcctcttcaccttcctctcctccttctacctcttcttctttttcctcaccTCATTCTTCCCCTTCATCTTCACtatcctcttcttcctccagtgctgcctgttcttcctcctctgccgttcgctctcccccctcttctgcgtacccttcgtctttctgctcttctccttcgccctctcctgccggttccttctcttcttcctcttctcctcctccctcatatggttcttctgctgtgtctcctttcacGGTGTTGAATCATCCACGGAGATTTTCGCGAGCGCCGCTTGCCGCGTATGAAGCATGCAACCACTTTTTGCCCTTTGCGGCGGTGTCGGCCTCCTGTGCGCCGCACCAGCGCTACGagggtgtatgtacacctggccTCTCGGcggcctcttcgctctctgcggcCGCTGAAGCAGCGCTGTCTGCGGCTCCCTGCTGTGCCTGCCCGCGAGCTGTGGCGGGAGACTGCAGACGTTTGCGGTCTTGGGAGAGAATCGCCAGAGTGGATGCCTTGCAGCTTCCCGGCTTATATGAGAAACTTGTCTCCGTCCTTGAAAAGAAAGTGAGGGTCCCCCGCAACTTCCACGGAACGGAGGAGAGCGCGAACgggggaggagacgcagagaacgacgggcggggagaagagcgagggagacagggagacacggcgggaagaaggcggagttgtgaagaagagcgaggagacgcgaggggAGAAGATCCGTCaagcaagagaaaggagaagttTGGAGAGACCAAGGGCATCGATGCATTCCgggaggcgggagaaggagacagtggggACGGGAAGTCAACGCAAGTGAGCAGAGAGAATCACGTTTCGACTCCAGATTCTGCGAAAGAATTGGGAGGCTATGCGACgtcggaggagagacaggaaacgcgagacgacagagaagccacagtctgcgagcttcttctcggaCCTTCTGTGTACAACGCCATCGAGATGGACGTCCACCGGACGTTTCCGTCTCTACCGTTCttcaaagaagaaggacaaacCGCCATGCGTCACATCCTTCAGGCCTACGCTGTCTTCGACCCA GAGGTGGGCTACGTGCAGGGTATGAACTTCGTCGTGGGGACTTTGCTGCACCACAGCAACACGAGCATTCACTGGAAGCTGGACGAACACATTCGCGGCGTGATGAGTCTCTTGTTGACTTCTCCGGACGAGGGGgctttgtctcctcgttcgcgcTTCCTCACCTCGTCCCTGGCCTCTCCTTCCCACCCCAAGCAAAGCGGAGACAGTTCGGACccgaacggagacagtgggGGAGTGAAAGGAAACAGTGTGGACCGAAAGTGtggggagaaagacgagaaggggGGACTCCAGTTTTGCATTCGGACGCGAGAAGGCCGAGTGTTTTGGCTACTGGTCGCCATGTTTTACCTCTATGACATGCGGAGGatgtttcttccttccctcccaGGAATTTTCGAAAAATGCGACAGAATCGAACGCATGATGCAGATTGTTCTCCCCGATCTCGCAGAACACCTG AAGTCCACcggcgtctccctctcgctcctcaCCTCGGACTGGCTGCTCACGCTCTTCTCCTACAGCGTGCCGCTGGATGTATGTACAGCCGTCTGGACCAAGTTCTTCGAGGAAGGCTGGGTTTTCATCTACAAACTCGTCATTGCTCGCTTCAAAAAAGTCAAGCGGCAAATGTGCAACCAAACAGACCTCGTCGAACTCGTGAAAACCGCCAAG TTCTCTGCGCCGCAGAACGCCCTTGCCGCCGTTGGAGAGTCTGTCGTGTCATGGCTGTTGAAGCCTCGCGGTTCGAAAGCGGCTGCAAGTGGAGAGGCGCCAGCGGTCTCCTACTTGACTTCTCTCGGCCTCCTTctccagcagcagctgcaacAAATCCCTTCGCAAGACGCCCTAACTTCtagtctttctgtctcc AACGACCCAAATGTATCCGGCTCGAAGGAGATGTGGCGAGACATTATTGAAGATGCAAGCGATATGGACGTCGACAGACGCCTCT TTTTGCAGGTGGAGTTGGAGATGCTGGACCGCGAGCACGTGCAGAACCGGGCGAAACgcgctgtacagacacctgagagGGTTCCCAGCGAAGCGCCcaacgacagagaaaaacggaaagaaTACCGAGGCGACAGGGGGATagaaagagaacaaaagGAAAAAGTTGAAAATGAATTGACAGGGGGTGGGGAGACTCGGCGAAGTGGAGACTCGAAACTCGCAAACTCCTCGGCGAATGAAGCGGGCGATGTGTGTCGAAAGAAGACAGTCGGTCTCTGGAGGCCAGGTGTAGGAGctgaacgcgaagaagatgGGCGCGAATCCTGCAGTCAAAGGCATGCAAAGAAGACGgactctggagagaaaatgaaCGAGACGGAAGGTCCGCGGGGCGagcggaggaaggaagaagagcacagaggagagagaaggaatgAATCATGTCAGGCATATTATCTCCAGAGAGGCACatgtcgaggagagaagggagattTCTTGAAGACTCCGGATCTTTTCACAGGCGATGAAAGATCTTATGAAAATACACGGACTTCGCCTACAGCTTCGTCGACCAGCGATCCCTCTGTCGGAGCAGGGAGCCCGGGAGAACGTGGCGCCAGTCGAGgcaaaagcgaaaaagaaataGTGCCTCCAAACGTTATCTCGgcctgtacagacagctcaGGATGCGCAGACAGCTTAGAGTGTAGAGACAGCAGGCGTCTAGCCTGTTCACCTCTCCTTCATGTTGAGAAATGTCTGGCTCTGCTTAGAAGGgcgggagacgaggaactgcggacggagacggaggaacTTTGCGCAGAGTGTTTTGCTCACCAGAGGCTGCTTTTCCACGTCgctgaacagagacagcatcTGCAGCAACTCGCAATCGAGGCTCTGAAAAAACCGAAACAAGTTCCAGAGACCCTCAGACACTGGACAGCGCGGGGTGCAGACATCTACGACGAATAG